One genomic window of Coffea eugenioides isolate CCC68of chromosome 1, Ceug_1.0, whole genome shotgun sequence includes the following:
- the LOC113749585 gene encoding secologanin synthase-like produces the protein MEVMGFKLIAILGFVGYAIYWLYGMLDLYWFRPKKLEKCLREQGLKGNPYRLLRGDLYESAKLLREAHSKPIQLGDNIVKRTMPEVYNSVQSHGKNSFMWIGRFPKITVTDPTLAKDALVRHATFHKSFHDLDPLIHILFGGMGAVEGEEWAKYRKITNPAFTLEKLKSMLPLFQSSCIDAVNKWTSVIPEGGAAEVDVWPGVESISATSISTSLFGIGGEEGKKIVGLLKELANHTWEKVNSVYFPGKRFLPTKSNLRMRALDRELRVKITDIINRKLKAMQAGESGGADFVGLLLESNLNEIKLQGNQKSAGLSIEDIYAVCKLFYWAGQDTSSTLVLWTLVLLSKHTEWQDRAREEVLQVFGDKMPDYDGINHLKIVSMILNEVLRLYPPLAELSKVASEDTLLGKYLIPAGVQVMMPQILLHYDPELWGDDVLEFKPERFSEGIMKATKIQGAYFPFSFGPRMCIGNNFALYSIKMAIAIILRTLSSELSPSYVHAPIRRVTVQPQYGAHLILRRLKNHN, from the exons ATGGAAGTCATGGGGTTCAAATTAATAGCAATCTTGGGATTCGTAGGTTATGCCATTTACTGGCTTTATGGGATGCTTGATTTGTACTGGTTCAGACCAAAGAAGCTTGAGAAATGCCTTAGGGAACAAGGTTTGAAAGGGAACCCCTACAGGCTATTACGAGGAGACCTCTATGAAAGTGCAAAATTACTCAGGGAAGCTCATTCCAAGCCTATTCAGCTTGGAGACAATATCGTAAAACGCACGATGCCCGAAGTCTACAACTCTGTCCAATCTCATG GAAAAAATTCTTTCATGTGGATTGGAAGATTCCCCAAGATAACAGTGACAGATCCAACACTAGCCAAAGACGCCTTGGTTAGACACGCGACATTTCACAAGAGTTTTCACGATCTTGATCCACTCATCCACATCCTTTTCGGTGGAATGGGCGCTGTAGAGGGTGAAGAATGGGCCAAGTATAGAAAGATCACTAACCCTGCTTTCACTTTGGAAAAGTTAAAG AGCATGTTACCACTGTTTCAATCGAGCTGCATCGATGCGGTTAACAAATGGACTAGTGTGATTCCTGAGGGGGGTGCAGCAGAGGTGGACGTGTGGCCTGGAGTTGAATCGATTTCAGCAACTTCAATTTCAACATCACTATTTGGGATTGGCGgcgaagaaggaaaaaagattgTCGGGCTTCTGAAAGAACTTGCCAATCATACGTGGGAAAAAGTAAACTCAGTTTACTTTCCAGGAAAGAG GTTTCTGCCAACTAAGAGCAATCTCAGGATGAGAGCATTAGACAGAGAATTAAGAGTTAAGATTACAGACATCATCAATAGAAAGTTGAAGGCAATGCAGGCAGGAGAATCTGGTGGTGCTGACTTCGTGGGGTTATTGTTGGAATCCAATCTCAATGAGATCAAGCTGCAGGGCAACCAAAAAAGTGCAGGATTGAGCATTGAAGATATCTATGCTGTGTGCAAACTGTTCTATTGGGCAGGGCAGGACACCAGCTCAACTTTGGTCCTCTGGACACTCGTCCTCTTGAGTAAGCACACTGAGTGGCAGGACCGTGCAAGAGAAGAAGTTCTCCAAGTTTTTGGGGACAAAATGCCGGACTATGATGGTATAAACCACCTGAAAATT GTATCTATGATCTTGAACGAGGTTCTACGGTTATATCCGCCACTAGCTGAGCTCTCCAAAGTGGCTTCCGAAGATACACTACTTGGGAAGTATTTGATTCCAGCTGGAGTACAGGTCATGATGCCACAAATTCTGCTCCATTATGACCCTGAATTATGGGGTGATGATGTCTTGGAATTCAAACCAGAGAGATTTTCTGAAGGGATTATGAAGGCAACAAAAATCCAGGGTGCTTATTTTCCCTTCAGCTTCGGACCAAGGATGTGCATTGGGAATAACTTTGCACTGTACTCGATAAAAATGGCTATCGCAATAATCCTACGTACTCTTTCCTCAGAGCTCTCTCCATCTTATGTCCATGCCCCGATTAGACGTGTCACCGTGCAGCCTCAGTATGGAGCTCATTTAATCTTGCGCAGGCTCAAGAACCATAATTAA